The proteins below come from a single Corynebacterium glyciniphilum AJ 3170 genomic window:
- a CDS encoding adenylyl-sulfate kinase: MTSTHALFLGGRSGVGKSTVAFALHDLLSSRNVTHAVVEGDALDLAYPSPWKHQMAEHNLRAIWANYTANGYHRLIYTNTVSVLETDKLAQAIGGDPIVTSILLQASDETTAERLERREQGRSLDEHIDRSARSAGFLDAKSPASVLRVTTDGRTPVDIAEQLVSILGW, translated from the coding sequence ATGACCAGCACACACGCGCTTTTCCTCGGGGGACGTTCCGGAGTCGGTAAATCCACCGTCGCATTCGCCCTCCATGATCTGCTGTCGTCGAGGAACGTCACACATGCCGTCGTCGAAGGCGACGCCCTCGATCTGGCGTACCCCTCCCCGTGGAAACACCAGATGGCAGAACACAACCTTCGAGCAATATGGGCGAACTACACAGCGAACGGATATCACCGGCTGATCTACACCAACACGGTCTCCGTACTCGAAACCGACAAGCTGGCTCAGGCCATCGGCGGCGATCCGATTGTGACGTCGATACTGCTTCAAGCATCGGATGAAACCACCGCCGAACGCCTGGAGCGTCGGGAGCAAGGGAGGAGTCTCGACGAACACATCGATAGGAGTGCGCGATCTGCGGGTTTCCTCGACGCGAAGTCCCCCGCCTCCGTACTCAGAGTAACTACCGACGGGCGTACGCCCGTCGACATCGCCGAACAACTCGTCAGCATTCTGGGCTGGTAG
- a CDS encoding oleate hydratase has protein sequence MYYSNGNYEAFARPRKPEGIEDKHAWIVGTGLAGLAAATFLIRDAQMSGKNIHLIEELPLAGGSLDGADRPDIGFITRGGREMENHFECLWDMYRSIPSLEIPGASYLDEYYWLDKDDPNSSNCRLIHDRGNRVPSDGDFTLTEKAQLEIVKLVTASEHTLEGRTIEDYFSDEFFDSNFWFYWATMFAFEKWHSLIEMRRYVMRFIHHTGGLPDFTALKFNRYNQYDSMVLPVLTFLLDHDVDVRYGTTVVDIDVEVTGSSKTATALQVETEDGAQTIALGENDFVFVTNGSITESTTYGDHNTPAPVTTEPGGAWTLWENLAAKSKDFGRPGVFYKNLPEKSWYVAATATLKDGKVEPFIERLTRRSLHDGKVNTGGIITVADSTWLMSFAVHRQPHFMSQNENEIIVWIYALYSDVDGDYIKKPIVDCTGEEITQEWLYHLGVPTEQIAEMSKQESINTNPVYMPFITAYFMPRRAGDRPDVVPEGSKNLAFIGNFAESPSRDTVFTTEYSVRTAMEAVYTFMNVERGIPEVFGSVYDLRELLKATYHLRDRKSFDEQPLTTKFKLPVPGFLKSRLRAKLNGTWVEELLQDSGLLKR, from the coding sequence ATGTACTACTCCAACGGAAACTACGAGGCGTTCGCACGTCCGCGGAAGCCTGAAGGCATTGAGGACAAGCACGCCTGGATCGTCGGGACGGGGCTGGCGGGTCTCGCCGCAGCGACCTTCCTGATCCGGGACGCCCAGATGTCAGGCAAGAACATCCACCTCATCGAGGAACTCCCGCTGGCCGGCGGGTCGCTTGACGGTGCGGACCGCCCGGACATCGGCTTCATCACCCGTGGTGGGCGTGAGATGGAGAACCACTTCGAGTGTCTCTGGGACATGTACCGCTCGATCCCGTCACTCGAGATCCCCGGAGCGTCCTACCTGGACGAGTACTACTGGCTGGACAAGGACGATCCCAACTCGTCCAACTGTCGCCTCATCCACGACCGTGGCAACCGGGTCCCCTCGGACGGCGACTTCACCCTCACCGAAAAGGCGCAGCTCGAGATCGTCAAGCTGGTCACCGCCTCCGAGCACACGCTCGAAGGACGGACGATCGAGGACTACTTCTCCGACGAGTTCTTCGACAGCAACTTCTGGTTCTACTGGGCCACGATGTTCGCCTTCGAGAAGTGGCACTCCCTCATCGAGATGCGCCGCTACGTGATGCGGTTCATCCACCACACCGGTGGTCTGCCGGACTTCACGGCGCTGAAGTTCAACCGCTACAACCAGTACGACTCCATGGTCCTGCCGGTGCTGACGTTCCTCCTCGACCATGACGTCGACGTGCGTTACGGCACCACCGTCGTCGACATCGATGTCGAGGTCACCGGGTCGTCCAAGACAGCAACGGCGCTGCAGGTCGAGACCGAGGACGGCGCGCAGACCATCGCGCTGGGTGAGAACGACTTCGTGTTCGTGACCAACGGGTCCATCACCGAGTCCACTACCTACGGTGACCACAACACCCCGGCGCCCGTCACTACCGAACCCGGTGGAGCCTGGACGTTGTGGGAGAACCTCGCAGCGAAGTCGAAGGACTTCGGACGCCCGGGGGTGTTCTACAAGAACCTCCCGGAGAAGAGCTGGTACGTCGCTGCCACGGCGACGCTGAAGGACGGGAAGGTCGAGCCGTTCATCGAACGGCTGACGAGGCGTTCCCTGCATGACGGCAAGGTCAACACCGGTGGCATCATCACCGTCGCGGACTCCACCTGGCTGATGAGCTTCGCGGTGCACCGTCAGCCGCACTTCATGTCCCAGAACGAGAACGAGATCATCGTGTGGATCTACGCCCTCTACTCGGACGTCGACGGCGACTACATCAAGAAGCCCATCGTCGACTGCACGGGTGAGGAGATCACCCAGGAGTGGCTCTACCACCTGGGCGTCCCCACCGAACAGATCGCCGAGATGTCGAAGCAGGAGTCGATCAACACCAACCCGGTGTACATGCCGTTCATCACGGCGTACTTCATGCCGCGTCGTGCCGGTGACCGTCCGGACGTGGTGCCGGAGGGGTCGAAGAACCTTGCCTTCATCGGCAACTTCGCTGAATCACCGTCGCGGGACACCGTGTTCACCACCGAGTACTCCGTACGAACCGCCATGGAGGCCGTCTACACCTTCATGAACGTCGAGCGCGGCATCCCCGAGGTGTTCGGGTCGGTGTATGACCTGCGCGAGCTGCTGAAGGCGACCTACCACCTCCGGGACCGGAAGAGCTTCGACGAACAGCCGCTGACCACGAAGTTCAAGCTGCCCGTCCCGGGCTTCCTCAAGTCCCGGCTGCGCGCCAAGCTCAACGGCACGTGGGTGGAGGAGCTGCTGCAGGACTCCGGGTTGCTGAAGCGCTGA
- a CDS encoding AMP-binding protein — protein MHKHGTHVSARTQITQMFGSLKPLVKAGVLRTGGPKESAGLIGAMGRWGMSLAALAEMGATSFPHRTALIDDRGSLSYSELREQARALARSLRTYSDHDGSDISSISVIARNSRGLVLPLIAAAYLGAEAKILNPGSSLAQLQDIAAEYPSSVTFIDAEFDEVLDKLSADNKISVAEWSDAGQASGTPGSLDALVAAGQREYRHVVLPERPTQKSTVVMSSGTRGVPKAVVLPVPRTPKVLGSILERIPFRSGDVIQLSVGMFHAWGWLNLHISMATGSTLLTRRWFDMDTDIRDISRHKVTGIVSAAVYLRQVLAGVVDNRVDVSGIRYIVSAGNAIPPELVVELNDRFGDGTGVVHNFYGSTEHGQITLATAADMVVDPTTAGRPGPGVRLAIIGDDGRELPDGQTGVIYSSNSMTSLGFLSDKDSGDVLDGMLSTGDKGFIDDDGKLYVCGRADDMVIRGGENIHPRTIEEFLLTLPQIRDAFVIGHQDDLVATINAYIITDTDITDEDLNTAVLSGVNQFCALDNIVRVETLPRNDSGKVVPRLLPEIPGSTR, from the coding sequence ATGCATAAACACGGAACACACGTCTCCGCACGTACCCAGATCACCCAGATGTTCGGCTCACTCAAGCCGCTCGTCAAGGCCGGGGTGCTGAGGACGGGAGGGCCCAAGGAGTCGGCCGGACTCATCGGTGCCATGGGCAGGTGGGGAATGTCCCTGGCGGCCCTGGCTGAGATGGGGGCTACCTCATTCCCACACCGCACGGCGTTGATCGATGATCGTGGTTCCCTGAGCTACTCGGAGCTCCGGGAGCAGGCCCGGGCACTGGCACGGAGCCTGCGGACCTACTCTGACCACGATGGATCGGACATCTCGTCGATCTCGGTGATCGCCAGGAACAGTCGCGGACTTGTCCTTCCCCTCATTGCCGCGGCATATCTCGGTGCGGAGGCGAAGATCCTCAACCCCGGGTCATCGCTGGCCCAGCTCCAGGACATCGCCGCCGAATACCCGAGCAGCGTCACGTTCATCGACGCGGAGTTCGACGAGGTGCTGGACAAGCTCTCCGCCGACAACAAGATCAGCGTGGCTGAATGGTCGGACGCCGGGCAGGCGTCGGGAACGCCGGGTTCACTGGACGCCCTCGTGGCCGCCGGGCAGCGCGAGTACCGCCACGTCGTGCTGCCGGAGCGTCCCACCCAGAAATCGACCGTCGTCATGTCGTCCGGGACCCGTGGGGTTCCCAAGGCCGTCGTCCTGCCCGTCCCGCGGACGCCCAAGGTGCTCGGCAGCATCCTGGAACGCATCCCGTTCCGCTCCGGCGACGTGATTCAGCTGTCCGTCGGCATGTTCCACGCCTGGGGATGGCTGAACCTGCACATCTCCATGGCGACAGGATCGACCCTGCTCACCCGGCGCTGGTTCGACATGGACACCGACATCCGGGACATCTCCCGGCACAAGGTGACCGGCATCGTCTCTGCGGCGGTCTACCTGCGGCAGGTCCTCGCCGGTGTCGTCGACAACCGCGTCGATGTCTCCGGCATCCGCTACATCGTCTCGGCCGGCAACGCCATCCCGCCGGAACTTGTCGTCGAGCTCAACGACCGCTTCGGCGACGGCACCGGCGTGGTGCACAACTTCTACGGCTCCACCGAGCACGGCCAGATCACCCTGGCGACCGCCGCGGACATGGTCGTCGACCCCACCACCGCAGGACGCCCCGGACCGGGCGTGCGGTTGGCGATCATCGGCGACGACGGTCGCGAACTGCCCGACGGCCAGACCGGCGTCATCTACTCGTCGAACTCCATGACCTCCCTGGGCTTCCTGTCCGACAAGGACTCCGGCGACGTGCTCGACGGCATGCTGTCGACCGGGGACAAGGGGTTCATCGACGACGACGGGAAACTCTACGTCTGTGGTCGTGCCGACGACATGGTCATCCGTGGCGGCGAGAACATCCACCCGCGCACCATCGAGGAGTTCCTGCTGACGCTGCCGCAGATCCGGGACGCCTTCGTCATCGGACACCAGGACGACCTGGTGGCCACGATCAACGCCTACATCATCACCGACACCGACATCACCGACGAGGACCTGAACACCGCGGTCCTCTCCGGTGTCAACCAGTTCTGCGCCCTGGACAACATCGTCCGTGTGGAGACACTGCCCCGGAACGACTCCGGGAAAGTGGTTCCGCGGCTTCTCCCCGAGATCCCGGGCTCGACCCGGTAG
- a CDS encoding GDSL-type esterase/lipase family protein has translation MEGTSVAKNITAGKVTVRGAALALVAAWSVVVAGAVVASPHAEAADARNLVTFGDSYLSNPTPAETVGAKVRQAAEQAGIPIDTGLAAPLSQYTAHGCGQSSTNTPRQIGRMTGLAVRDYSCPGAMAYSPAAPAMTLKGEIDNALADRALNADTTNVVIQFGFNDSYSWLMGKVLANGLPDTYLNLNQRYAEQKGLWTRAMNDAINRIKAAAPNARITVADYPTISKPETAEQCLLHVEMIPGDIGIPAFWIRDAEVNIHNWSKELVSARSRDNVVFADIRGATAGRGECAPDDVRLIAGVIDTTNVSGYNLPVHMTNRGVTRTAEVIAATF, from the coding sequence ATGGAAGGTACTTCAGTGGCGAAGAACATCACAGCCGGTAAAGTGACGGTGAGGGGGGCTGCCCTCGCTCTGGTGGCAGCGTGGAGCGTTGTGGTCGCAGGGGCGGTCGTAGCGAGCCCGCATGCAGAGGCGGCAGACGCGAGGAACCTGGTCACTTTCGGCGACTCGTACCTCTCGAACCCGACCCCGGCCGAGACCGTCGGTGCCAAGGTCCGGCAAGCCGCGGAGCAGGCCGGTATCCCGATCGACACCGGTCTGGCGGCTCCGTTGTCCCAGTACACCGCCCACGGATGCGGCCAGTCCTCGACCAACACCCCGCGGCAGATCGGGCGGATGACCGGACTCGCCGTCCGTGACTACTCCTGCCCGGGTGCGATGGCGTACTCACCCGCAGCTCCGGCGATGACGCTGAAGGGTGAGATCGACAACGCGCTCGCTGACAGGGCGCTTAACGCCGACACGACGAACGTGGTCATCCAGTTCGGGTTCAACGACTCCTACAGCTGGCTGATGGGCAAGGTCCTGGCCAACGGCTTGCCCGACACCTACCTCAACCTCAACCAGCGTTATGCGGAGCAGAAGGGTCTGTGGACCCGTGCGATGAACGACGCGATCAACCGCATCAAGGCGGCCGCCCCCAACGCCAGGATCACGGTGGCCGATTACCCGACGATCTCCAAGCCGGAGACCGCTGAGCAGTGCCTCCTCCATGTCGAGATGATCCCGGGGGACATCGGAATCCCTGCCTTCTGGATTCGTGACGCCGAGGTGAACATCCACAACTGGTCGAAGGAACTCGTGTCCGCCCGCTCACGCGACAATGTCGTCTTCGCCGACATTCGTGGTGCCACCGCAGGACGCGGCGAATGCGCCCCCGACGATGTCCGCCTGATCGCCGGCGTCATCGACACCACGAACGTGTCCGGCTACAACCTGCCGGTCCACATGACCAACAGGGGTGTCACCCGAACCGCTGAAGTCATCGCGGCAACCTTCTGA
- a CDS encoding GntR family transcriptional regulator, whose translation MGPDSPVDIPETSPPRGRPRVQEVADEVVAGVLATAGPRVGGRDYSTRRIALMTGLSQPVVSRAMRRIRAGSDDTTSVVVPTSGDLWITGFRVEYPRVTLFFEERDGEGDGGRGTGQGSVRSGERQASERRATSLMAALRVAGVSGWPQSQATFDAGDESLPAGLVRVMWEPGGQSWDGFLGQLSAVLDACVPTVDAIPGDLLAQVSVAVGHGLHGLQWERAEGGAAGGRRTKNDPDFDSNYLSLAEYPPPSNARTEATPRRLQNEISVTEQIAIALRKEIMNAGFRPGDRVTSTRLANHMEIPVSAVRSAMRRLVDDGLLTATGGSFALPLVTGSDIIDLYAARLQVGRVLLRACSGRSRQQMLAPQLALRAVVAAAEHGTASDVDQADLHFQQTLADASGLPQSSRVFHALTLRLRMFISVLQLDYTPAVQRIVGDDRYILNALLSGNVDGALRVWRAKLDNAVRHMVHVSPTTFDPALWARLVGEA comes from the coding sequence ATGGGTCCTGATTCCCCCGTTGACATTCCGGAGACGTCGCCACCCCGGGGGCGGCCCCGAGTTCAGGAGGTGGCGGATGAGGTCGTCGCCGGCGTCCTGGCGACCGCAGGCCCGCGGGTCGGGGGGCGTGACTACTCCACCCGCCGCATCGCGTTGATGACGGGGCTGAGCCAGCCGGTGGTCAGCCGGGCGATGCGCCGGATCCGGGCGGGGTCGGACGACACGACGTCAGTTGTGGTGCCGACATCGGGTGACTTGTGGATTACCGGGTTTCGGGTGGAGTACCCGCGGGTGACCCTGTTTTTCGAGGAACGCGACGGCGAGGGTGACGGTGGTAGAGGAACTGGTCAGGGCAGTGTGCGTAGTGGTGAGCGGCAGGCGTCGGAGCGACGTGCGACGTCGTTGATGGCGGCGCTGAGGGTGGCGGGTGTGTCGGGGTGGCCGCAGAGTCAGGCGACGTTCGACGCTGGTGATGAGAGCCTGCCGGCCGGGCTGGTCCGCGTCATGTGGGAGCCGGGTGGCCAGAGTTGGGATGGCTTCCTTGGTCAGCTTTCCGCTGTCCTGGACGCGTGTGTCCCGACGGTGGACGCGATCCCCGGTGACCTGCTGGCACAGGTGTCTGTCGCCGTGGGCCACGGGTTGCACGGGCTGCAGTGGGAACGTGCCGAGGGAGGCGCCGCCGGGGGCCGTCGGACGAAAAACGATCCTGATTTTGACTCGAATTACTTATCTCTTGCCGAGTATCCCCCGCCCTCCAACGCACGCACGGAGGCGACACCGAGACGTCTTCAGAACGAAATATCGGTCACCGAACAGATTGCGATCGCCCTGCGCAAGGAGATCATGAACGCCGGATTCCGCCCCGGTGACCGCGTGACGAGTACCCGGCTGGCGAACCACATGGAGATTCCCGTGTCAGCGGTCCGGTCGGCGATGCGACGGCTGGTGGACGACGGCCTGCTCACCGCGACGGGTGGCTCGTTCGCCCTGCCGCTGGTCACCGGCAGCGACATCATCGACTTGTACGCGGCGCGGCTGCAGGTGGGCCGCGTCCTGCTGCGGGCGTGCTCGGGCCGTTCCCGACAGCAGATGCTGGCACCCCAGTTGGCGTTGCGTGCCGTCGTGGCTGCGGCCGAGCACGGTACCGCGTCCGACGTGGACCAGGCGGACCTGCATTTCCAGCAGACACTTGCCGACGCCAGTGGCCTGCCGCAGTCATCCCGGGTGTTCCACGCGCTCACGCTGCGCCTACGCATGTTCATATCGGTGCTGCAGCTGGACTACACCCCGGCGGTACAGCGCATTGTGGGCGATGACCGGTACATTCTCAACGCGCTGTTGTCGGGCAATGTCGACGGCGCCCTCCGGGTATGGCGGGCGAAGCTCGACAACGCGGTGCGGCACATGGTGCATGTGTCGCCCACGACCTTTGATCCGGCGCTGTGGGCACGGCTCGTGGGGGAGGCGTAG